Within the Burkholderia ubonensis genome, the region CTTGTAAAGGGTGCTGGAGGTATCGGAAGTGCGAATGCTGACATGAGTAGCGATAAAGGGGGTGAAAGGCCCCCTCGCCGTAAGCCCAAGGTTTCCTACGCAACGTTCATCGGCGTAGGGTGAGTCGGCCCCTAAGGCGAGGCAGAAATGCGTAGCTGATGGGAAGCAGGTCAATATTCCTGCACCATTGTTAGATGCGATGGGGGGACGGATCGCGGAAGGTTGTCCGGGTGTTGGAAGTCCCGGTCGCTGCATTGGAGAAGGCACTTAGGCAAATCCGGGTGCGTAATTCAAGGGTGTGGCGCGAGCTCCTTCGGGAGCGAAGCAATTGGAAGTGGTTCCAAGAAAAGCCTCTAAGCTTCAGTCTAACGATGACCGTACCGCAAACCGACACAGGTGGGCGAGATGAGTATTCTAAGGCGCTTGAGAGAACTCGGGAGAAGGAACTCGGCAAATTGGTACCGTAACTTCGGGATAAGGTACGCCCTTGTAGCTTGACTGGCCTGCGCCAGGAGGGTGAAGGGGTTGCAATAAACTGGTGGCTGCGACTGTTTAATAAAAACACAGCACTCTGCAAACACGAAAGTGGACGTATAGGGTGTGACGCCTGCCCGGTGCCGGAAGATTAAATGATGGGGTGCAAGCTCTTGATTGAAGTCCCGGTAAACGGCGGCCGTAACTATAACGGTCCTAAGGTAGCGAAATTCCTTGTCGGGTAAGTTCCGACCTGCACGAATGGCGTAACGATGGCCACACTGTCTCCTCCCGAGACTCAGCGAAGTTGAAGTGTTTGTGATGATGCAATCTACCCGCGGCTAGACGGAAAGACCCCATGAACCTTTACTGTAGCTTTGCATTGGACTTTGAACCGATCTGTGTAGGATAGGTGGGAGGCTATGAAACCGGAACGCTAGTTTCGGTGGAGCCGTCCTTGAAATACCACCCTGGTTTGTTTGAGGTTCTAACCTTGGCCCGTGATCCGGGTCGGGGACAGTGCATGGTAGGCAGTTTGACTGGGGCGGTCTCCTCCCAAAGCGTAACGGAGGAGTACGAAGGTACGCTAGGTACGGTCGGAAATCGTGCTGATAGTGCAATGGCATAAGCGTGCTTAACTGCGAGACCGACAAGTCGAGCAGGTGCGAAAGCAGGTCATAGTGATCCGGTGGTTCTGTATGGAAGGGCCATCGCTCAACGGATAAAAGGTACTCTGGGGATAACAGGCTGATACCGCCCAAGAGTTCATATCGACGGCGGTGTTTGGCACCTCGATGTCGGCTCATCTCATCCTGGGGCTGTAGCCGGTCCCAAGGGTATGGCTGTTCGCCATTTAAAGAGGTACGTGAGCTGGGTTTAAAACGTCGTGAGACAGTTTGGTCCCTATCTGCCGTGGGCGTTGGATATTTGAAGGGGGCTGCTCCTAGTACGAGAGGACCGGAGTGGACGAACCTCTGGTGTACCGGTTGTCACGCCAGTGGCATCGCCGGGTAGCTATGTTCGGAAGAGATAACCGCTGAAAGCATCTAAGCGGGAAACTCGCCTTAAGATGAGATATCCCTGGGGACTAGATCCCCTTGAAGGGTCGTTCGAGACCAGGACGTTGATAGGTCAGGTGTGTAAGCGCAGTAATGCGTTCAGCTAACTGATACTAATTGCCCGTAAGGCTTGATCCTATAACAAGTCTGCCTTGTAGATCGGCGCCGTGCGAAAGCACTGGCCGCGATCCAGAGCGACATGTTGGATTCTCGTGTGTGATACACACAACTCAAGATTACTGCTTCTTCCCAGATTGGTTCTGTTGGCCACGCCAGCAGAACAACCCTCTTTGCCTGATGACCATAGCGAGTCGGTCCCACCCCTTCCCATCCCGAACAGGACCGTGAAACGACTCTACGCCGATGATAGTGCGGATTCCCGTGTGAAAGTAGGTAATCGTCAGGCTCCCCTAAGCCAGGAACCCCCGCCCGATAAGGCGGGGGTTTTTGCATTTGTGGCCTCCGAAAAATCCGGCCACCGAAGATCATCAGCATCTATCTGTTGACCGTTGGTGTGACGGTTGTTGACGATGGCTGTCGAAAACTGCGCTGCTTTCCGCGCTCGGGAAGAGCGCATGGAGATGGTCTCTCCGGGGGCGGGCCGTTGCGGAGGCAGTGAGGGCCGCGTAACGCGGCCCTTGACCCTTTAGCGCTCGAATAGTCGCCGTCAATCCGGTTGATGGTAGGGCTGCTCGCGGAAATCGAGATCGCCATAGTGCGGCGTGATGTGCATTTGCCGGGTATCGTGGTTGATCTCGAAATAGACGCGGTCGCCCGGTTCGAATCCGAACAGCTTGAAGTGCGCATCGATGACGCTCATCCAAGGCATGTACGGCCAGCCTCTCCTGGGCCGGTCAGGCGTGCTGCGGAGGATCAGCTGAAGCATGGTGGTTGGGTCGCGCTGGGGCTTGCGTTTCTTAGGAAGCGATTTAATATTCGGGACAGCCATTTCCGACTCCTTGGTTGAGTTGGTTGTGGTCAGCGGGTCGTATGGGTGGCAGCCCATGCGGCCCGCGCTCTTACTGCTTTGCTTTCTCTCTTCAGCGGTTCTTCTGATCCGCTGTGTCTAGCAATGCGATCTTTTATATATCGCACGCCACGGATAGTTTAGTCCGCGGTGCATCTCATAAATCGATTTGGATGCTCAATAGCCACATGGCAGATGCGTAAAGAAGATTTTTGTCAAACGTAGAAAAACTTTCGTATCGGTCCAATGGTTCGCCAGTGACGCAGGTGATATGACTTCGCATATTTAATAAAATAGGCCGAAGCATAATGGAACGGTGCTATCTCAAGACGGCAGATCGTCAGCGCCGAAGTTCACGGCTCGGCTTGCGGGTCGACCGACGTTATTGCGGCCGCCGGCCACGGCGGCCGGATTCACTCATGGGAAGCACGCCGGTCTTGACGGTGACCTTTACGCTTGCCCTTGCCACCCGAGTCCTGTCATGCGGGCATCTCAGTGTATTCAATGAGGTTCACTCCGGCATGATCTGCCCCAACAAACGGGGCCAGCTTAAGCGGCGTTTCGCGATTCCGTCGGACGGTTAGGCTGAAGACTAATTCGCGATAACGGCCAACGGCATGGCTGAGATCCAAATGGTGCTTGTCGTTCGCGACGAACAATTGCTGAACCTCCGATTTCATTGCCTCCGCCCAGGTGCGGCTCACCGTATTTCTGACCATAGACTTGCTTTCGCGGATCGTGCCGGAACGTGAGTGCACGCTTCAATACATGGCAAGTCGTCAACTTCTATCAAGTCGAACCATATTTCTCAGACTTTGGATTAGAATCGCGCGAGCGACTGGGTGCCGTCGCAATGGCCGTCTGTCCTTTGTCACAGTGTGGACAGTCGAACCTGAGAGAAAGAAGGATAACGAAAATGGATATCAGATCGTCCGCACTCGGGGACTTGAAGTTGCGCGAGCTCTATGAGGCGATCAGCAACGGCGTTTTGCAGCAGGGCCGAGTGCTGATGCTGGATACGCCGCTCGGCAAGAATGCGCTGGTGCCGTTACGGGCGCGCGGATCGGCCAGAATCGGGCGCGACTATTCGTACACGATCGACGTTGCGTCGACGCGCGACGACACTGCGCTGCTGTCGCTGATGCATCAGCCCGTGACCTTGCAGATTCAGCAAGTCACTGCTCCCTTTGCGATTCCTGTCTATCGTCCGGTTCACGGCTTCGTGCATCGGGTCGCCTATTTGGGCGGTAATGGCGGCCTTTCGACATACCAGATCGAGTTTTCATCGGCGCTGGTCTTCCTTGAGAAAACCCATAACGAAGAAGGCTGGCTCGAGAAAGACGCCCGGGAGATCATTTCCGACGTGCTTGATCGGTATCCGCAGCTACGCGGACAGTACCGTTTCTCGCTGTTGTCCGATCCTGCCAAGCGTTCGTGGTGCCGGCAAAGCGAATCCGATCTTCACTTTGTGAACCGCTTGGCTGAGGCCGAGGGCTGGTACTTCTACTGGATCCATGAAAACGTTGCTGAAGGCGACGCTCCAAAGACGACGCTCGTTATCGTCGACCACGTCTCGACTCTCCCAGATGCCAAGGCAGTTGAGTTCATTCGGGCGAACGACAGCAACGAATCGGATGGCTTCGCCCATTGGGCAGGGGTGCAGACGATGCAGAGCACGCGCTACATATCGCGTGCATTTGATTACAAGCGGCCCGCGTCCGATTTTCAGGCTGAGAGTGCACTTGCCGCGACGAGCTATGTCGCGGAGGAGCGCCGCCAGAAAGTCGAGCGTAGCGTTCCTGATGTGCCGATGACCGTCTACGAATCGACGGCTTACGGCTATTCCAGTTCGGACACGGGCGAGGCGCGAGCTCGACGGCTGGTAGAAGTATGGGATGCGCGAGCAAGCCGATATTTTGGTGTCGGAGGCGTGCGCTGGCTCGATGCCGGTTCGCGGTTTGTGTTGAACGGACATCCCCGCCACGAAGGCGGTGATGCGAAGAAGCGAGAGTTTCTGGTGATCGAGGCACGTTGGTTCATCGAGAACAATGTGCCGATTGGCCAGCAGACGGCCGAGTTTCCGCAGAGCCTTCGCGCAACGCTGGCCGAGCAGCAGGCGATCCACAGTGAGCGCTTTAAGACGCCTGGACATGCTGCGGATGGTTCAGCCGGATTTTTCGTGATCGAAGTCGAGGCGCAACCCACGGCAGTCGAATACCGGAGTCCGCTGGATCATCCGAAGCCGATCATGTCGATCGAACACGCGCTTGTCGTGACGCCCGATGGCGCCGAAGCATGGACGAACGACCGGAATCAGATCAGGGTGCATTTCGCATGGGACCGCAAGAATCCACCAGACGCTTTCACCTCCTCGCCATTGCTGTCATCGCTTCAATCGGATACTGGGAACGGTTATGGAGCGGTTCATGTTCCGAGGGCGCGGGAATGGGTCATCGTCGGCTACTGGAACGGCGACTGTGACAAGCCGTTCGTATTAGGGCGTATCAACGGAGGCGCAACCCCATCGCCATGGCATTCAAACGCATTGTTGTCCGGGTTTAAGTCCGAGGGATTCGGAAAGACAGGAGCATACAACTCCTTTGTCCACGACGATTCCACTAATCAAGGCGGCACACGCCTGGTCAGCTACACCGGCAAGAGCTATGCGGCGCTGACGCAGGGCTACCTGATCAAGCATGAGGGCAACACGCGCGGGAAGTATCTGGGCGCCGGTTTCATCCTGCACGCCGACGAGTTCGGTGCAGTTCGCGCCAGCAAGGGATTGTCCATCAGTGCGCATTCGAAATCCTACGACGACGAACAGATGGGCGTGGATGAGGCGCGGTCGCAGTTGCAGCAGGCGGGGATGTTGGTCGAATCGCTATCTAGCGCAAGCACAACCGCTCAGGCGGAATCGCTGCAAACCGGACAGGATGCGCTAAAAGCGTTGTCGAAGGACATCCAGCACCCAGTGTCGGGCGATACGTCGGGTGGCGTGACTGCAGGTGGCGGTACCGGCAGCGCCAACGGATTTTCGCAGCCGAACATATTGGTATCGACGCCGAAGGACATCGCTTTGGTTGCGGACAACTCGACGCATATCGTGGCCGAGAAAGAGATCAACGTCGTCAGCAACGAGAACACGTATATGGCGACCGGCAAGTCGCTCGTCGTGGCGGCTGCGGAAAAGGTGAGCTTCTTCGCCCAGAAGCTCGGAGCGTTCTTTGTGACGGCTAAAGGTCCGATCAAACTGTCGGCCAACACGGATGACGTGAACGTCAATGCCGGTAAAGATGTGACCGTGAAGGCCAAGCGTATTGTGCTCGATGCCGATGAAATCATCATCAAGGCGGGCGGTTCGTACACCCGGTGGGTCGCTGCTGGCATTGAAGACGGCACGCAAGGTCCGCGCACGATCAAATCGGCGTCGCTCAGCCGTCAGGGGCCGAGCTCGATTGCGCAGCATATGAACAGTCTGCCGCAAGCCAAGTTCAACGATCCGTATGTGCTGCGAGATCGCCTCACGGGCGAGGTGCTGAAAAACCATCCGTATGAACTGATCCGCGGGGACGGTACACGCCTGACCGGGACGACAAACGAACTGGGCCATGTCGCCGAGCAAAAAAGCGATGACGTTGAATCACTGATGCTGCATGCATTGAGGCGAACCCCGGACGCGGGTGGCGATACTCAATAACATTGTCTGACAGATCTAAACATATTTTGCGAATGCTATGGGCACCAATCCGGTAGGTAATCCAAACGTAGTTTCGCCGTTCAATAACGACTTCGATCAGGATGTTGTGCAACTCATGGGGCACACGGCGCCTGACGGCTCGTCTTTCGGAAAATTTACGCTCACCCCCGCGAGTGATACGCGGCAAAAGGAGTTGCTGTGTGATGTCCGGCCCATCATCCCGGTGATTTTCATTCCGGGAGTAATGGGCACGCTGTTGGTCAACAAAAATACAGGCGACGAAATGTTTTTTCCGCCGAATGCGGATACTACAGGTTCGAAGGCAGCCGCAGCGCCTTGGTTATATGGTGCTTACCACCAAAATGCGGCCGAGCGCCAGACAAAATTCAATCCGTTAGAGGCGGCCGTCACTACGCTTGGCCCCATCAACGTCGGGGATGGAAAGACAATCAGTGAAGACGAAGCGCGGCGAAGAGGGTGGGGGTCAGTACATCGCTGGAGCTACCACCCGTTTCTTTTATGGCTCGAGCAGACGCTGAACTCGCCGAAGTTTTTTGGGAAAATACTCGGTCCGTGGATCACTCCTGATCCAACTGGCGAGAAGTGGGCGCTTCATCCGGTACTTGGGACTGATCCGAAGAAATACGGGGGCTTTGGTAACGGAGCACCTATCGAGGCTGATTCGACAAAATTTGATCATTTTACGAAATTCAGATATCGAGTGTATGCGATTGGATATAACTGGCTTCAATCGAATTCGGATTCCGCCAGGCAGGTGATTGAAAGTACAGATTATTTCAATCCAAAATCCAAGAAAAAAACACACTTGATGGGAATCAAGGAAATTATCGCAGAAAATCATAGCGGTAAGGCGATAATCGTAACTCATTCGATGGGCGGACTAGTGGCACGCATGGCAATTGCGATGCATGGTGCGGCGGATTTAATGCATGGGGTGTTTCATGGCGTGCAACCGGCGACTGGGGCACCATTGGCGGCGAAGCGATTTAGGGTGGGAGCGGAGACCGAGGGTCCTTCCACATTTATCACGCAAGACGGATATAAGAATGCTGCGTTGATGGGAAGAAATGAAAATGAGTTTGTTGCGGTGACGGCGAATGCGCCGGGGCCACTCGAACTGTTGCCGATGCCAGATTACAACAACGGTGAGCCATGGTGGATATTTGCAAGAATAAATGGAGATCCAGTTGTTAAACTGCCGAAAGCCGGTAATGCATATGATGACATATATACAAGCTCAAAATGGTATGGACTCGTTCCGGACGCGTCAATGCTAGATCCGGCTGGAATTGTTCAGGATAGGCTTAAAAAGAATAAAATTAATAAGACGGTCTTGGGAAATTTCAAAGACACGCTGTCTAAGGCGGTTGAGAATCAGAGAAATATTATCAACAAGTATCATGGTAATACGTATGCTGCCTATGCGAATGGAGCACTCGATCCTAAGCTGCAAGGCAGCCCGCCTGAAAAGAGCGCCGGAAAACAAACTATCGAGAAAGGAGAGGTGCTCGACAAGCTTTTGGCGTGGGGGAATGCAGTGTGGACCGGAAACATCCCAGCAGGGGTAACGGAAGAGGAGTTGCTTGCCGCTACTCCATTGTTTGATTCTCGTGATGGGATTTTGCGTATCCATCTGGAATCTCGCAAACTAACAATCGAGTTTCAAGTCCAGAGAACTGCATCGTTGCCCGGTGGCCCAAATCAGGATTTGGAAAAAAGTCGAAACGGTATCATTCCGGGAGACGGAACAGTGCCGGTCTGGTCAGCTCGTGCGCAGGCCCGTGGCCTTAAGCCGGGTGTGGGCGGCGGTCCGGCCGAAGGTGTACAGATGGTTTTCGAGCAAGGCGGGTATCAACATCAGTTTAGTTACGATCACCCGTGGACGCGTTGGTCGGTGCTCTATAGTATTGTGCAGATTGCCTGGAATGCACCGGAGCCGAAATGCTGAGACGTGTCGCTACTATTTCGTTAATTGTTGCAGGTATGTGTGCCTGCTCAGTTGTCTTCTCGGGGGAGTCGGCAGTGACTAATCCTTTGTTGTCCAAGTCGCGACCGTGGTGTGTCGGTCGCTTTGTCTTTGATCGCCCGGTGGCGAGCGAAATATCGAATCAATCATACGAATTTCGCGGTGAAAAGATTGATGTTAAACATAATTCTTCGGCAGCCGAATACGATTCGAAGGTAAAGCTCTTGAGCTCGAGGTTGAATGGTTCGCAGCGAGTAAATCCCGGAACTGGTGTCAAGATTAATCATTCGTGGTTGGAGAAGGAGTTGCGTCCACGAAATGATTCGGCGGTATTTGTCTATCAGGAATATTATTCAAAATCGGGGCTTGATTTCAAGACCGAGGGCTATTTGTTGGATGGTGGGAATCTTTTTCACACTGTTGGTGGAATTGGGGCAGAGGCGCTGGGACAGGCTGAGGAGATCTATAAGGACACGTACCGTCGAATTAAGAGCCGTGACAACTGGTCGGTACCGACAGAGTCAGGATTCTGTATTGATGGTGGAATCGTGACTGGTTCGTCGACCTACTCTGAGGAGGTTACCCAGTCGTTCGCATTGATGCCGGAAAGTCGCCCGGCACTGCTAGTGATTCAGATGCGCGATTCAGTTAGTCAAGACCGCGATCCTTCCGCCTCGCTCCTGAAGACCTTGCCTGATTTGCGTGCGAAATTGGATAGTATCGGTGCACACTACCGTATTTTGCGCCAAGGCCATCGCAAAGTCGCGGGCATCGAAGCGGAAGAAGTACTGTTTGAAGCTAAAGACGGAGGGGTTACCGAATACCGCTTCTCTTTGCTTGCCCCGGGTGACCCGAGTACGCTGGCGAAGCCACATACTTCGATTCAAATGATTCTCGGAGATATCAGTAGTCACGATATGCCGGCTGAAGAGCGAACCTCTCCGGTCGATGAAGCGCGGGCATTACAGGCGTGGGATACATTGCTGAACAGCTTGAGGCTGCGGCCCGGTGCGGTTTAAGGGGGGGCGTGCCGTGAGGCGATTTGATATCCTAAAAGGTGACATGACGACAGTCGGTGGCATCGTGCAGGGAGGTGACGCACGGGACATACTGCACGATCGCGAACAAGCGTACGAGCACGATCAGGTGTGGTGCCCGGTGTGCAAGACAGTTGGCATGATCGTATGCGACGGCCCGCGCCATTCGAGCACCGGGCCGGATGGTCGGCAGTCGGCGCTTAGTGACGACCTCTGTCGGTGCGCATGTCCAACGCCGCCGAAGTTGGTGGCGTCGCAGTCGGTATCTTATGTCGAGTTCTGATCTACGGAGAGGGGTGCTCCGAGCCGGAATTTTCCAGCTAAGACTGGGACGGAAATTGGGCTAGCCTCATGCGGACGCCGGTGGCATCCTCATCTACCTGCAGAATTACAAAGACGCAAAATCGCGTCCGGAGCAATCGGCCAAGTATCTGGAAAGCGAGCAGGGCATCGAATGCGACCGCGAGGACGCGACTAGGCCAGGGCTTGCATTCTCGACAGCTGCGCCCCACGCCGGCACGGGATTGCCCTACAAAGTTCGCCACATGATTGGCTATCTCCGGCACGACCCGGACAAATAACGAGTCGCTGGCAGCCGGTCTTCAAATTTGCAACGCAAGAGTCATCTGCCGGCCGGAGTCGGTGCGCGGCATGTCCGACCGTCCACCGAATGCTGCCGTGGGACGGCTGTTCACAAGCGCATACTCCCCGACCCGGTGCATCCGCCCGCACTCGGACGGCTGACGGCTCCACAGGGTTGCAATTTTGTATCCCTCCTTGCGGAGCTCCACAATCCGCGGCCGCGGGTCAACGATGTCGAGAAACCGCACCGCCTCCAACGTTGTTACGCCACCGCACATCTTCATCGCCTCGAGCAGGCGGGCGCGCTGATGCGCAGCGGTGTTCTCAGGCCAGTTGGCGATGATGCTGCTGAACAATGAATGGTCCAGCCGTCCGTTTTGCTTGTGCATTCGACGCTAACGTAGTGGGGATGAGGTCCATTGTTGGCCACATGCTTCAAAACGTAGCTACCGAAATACCTGACTAATCGAGCGCCGAATCGTCCGGCCAAAATTCGGCCATTTTTGAGCCTATTTGGGCCGCCTGTTATTCGGCGGGATGGTCAGGCTCCAAACCGATTTCGCGACGGAGCATGTCCAGGTGGTCGACTGCGACAATCCTGTCAGTCTCATCCGGAATGCGCTGGGCGAGCGCAAGCATCGCTTGGAATATCTCGCTGGTTGTCTGCGGCAGCGCGACCGCGGGGAGCATCTTCGGCGGAATGCTTGCCCGTGCAATCACGAGGTGCGCGAGGTTCTCGCTCTCGGCGGTTTGACGCCGTTTATCGTCTACGTAACGCGCGATGGAGGCTCGCTCGACATCGGTCAGGATTTTCCGGACGGCGCGCGATTCGGTGTCTTCCCAAACACGCGCAGCCACCGTAGCGATGAACTTGTTCGGATAGTCTCCGCACATCTCGTAAAGCGCTCGGGCAAGGTGCAAGACGAATGTGCGCCGTTCCTCGAATGCCGGGCGGCCGGCAGAGCGAGTTTTGACCGCAGATGCTACATCGTGCAGGTGTTTGAACTGCCCAAAGAAACTCGCCTGGAGCTGCGACGGCACCCAGAAGGAAGTCTCAGCCAGCAGGGAAGACTCAAAGGCCTCCGCGCGCTTCATCACTGCCTGGACAGCTGCGGCAGTGGGCAACAGCTCGGACGGCTCGTCGTCGACGCAAGCCACGAACGCGAGCGCGACCTGAGTAATCGCCGTGACCTGCAGCACGGTCCCCTTGCCGAACACGGAACGCTTGAAGAAGCTCCGTACAGTGGGCTGGTCCAGGAAGCTCTTATACCAGGCGGACCCCGCTTTATCCGCCTGACCGAGCCGCAGGAAATGTCGGGCTTCTTCGCACGTTGAGCGGAGGGTCTCGTTCGCTTCCAGAACAATCATGTGTGCACCTTCAGGCCTTTCATGTACGCGACACCGCGCGACGTTCGTTCGACTACCGAGTTGATGTCATCGCTAAGCGCTGCGCCGCCAACCAAAGCGAGGCAACCCAGCACCGCACGGCGCGCAGGTGCGCGGTTGTGAGCTCTGCATTCTTCGAATGGACGCCAACCATGGTTGCCTCCGGAGCTGGCGAAACGCCAGTCTAGCCTAAACAAGACGACGGTCGACCAAGTCATCCAGTCTGTTCGAGCCGGCCGCAATCATTTAGAGGCGTGGGGCTGCCCGCCAAGAAACGCAAGCGGGTTGAGGCCGATAGCGATAGTGCAACCAGATGGCACGCGTGCTCGGCCATCGGCTCCGTATTCAACGGCGGTCATAGCGCGCTGAGATAGAATCCCGATAGCCTCGCCCCGCTCGTTGAACACTGGGCCGCCGCTGGCGCCGGGATGCATTGCGTTGTCGATATACATGACATCGCATTCGAGGGTTCCGAGACCAGAGACTGTCGTCACTATCCGCCTGAGGTTGCCGATATGCCCTTGCTTGATGAGCGGGCCCGTCATGTCGGCCATGTAGCCCTTGTCCATGGCTGCCTTGAATTCGGCGGCGCCCTTTGTCTCTGGCAAGAGTAGTCGGTCAATGTCGAACGGGAGGCGCAGCTCTTCAGAATAGCCTGCCAGGAATACGCGCTGGCCAAGTCGCGGCGTATCCCCAAGCACGACCGGTATCCGAGGAACCTCCGTCGGAAACGGCTCCTTCGGATTCAGCATCGCGATGTCCAGCTGGACCGGCTGCGAAAATCCCGGGACTTCTATGTTCATGGAGCAAAGCTGGACCGCATACTCTGCGACCGGCAAACCCTGGAACTTGCAGAATATTTTTAGCGCCGGGTCGATGTAATCGCTGTGCCGAATCGGGAACCGCCCGGTGACGACGTGCGCGGCCGTAATCACCTGACCGTTCGGAAGAAACGCAAAGCCTGAGCCCTCGCTGATTTTCTCGTCGTCAAGGAAGACCGTGACAGAGCAGCACGCGGATGAGATTCGATTGTAGAGTTCTTCGAGCATGAGGCATTCATAAGTGAGAGTTCAGGCTTCGTCTGGCGGCGTGGACTGAAGTCGTGCCACGCGGCTGCGCTCGCCACCGTCAACGATTGCCGAGATTCTTCCCGAGGCTGGCATTGCGCCTCGCACGCATCTGCTCTACGAAGCGCGCGTTAGCACTGGGCACCTCCAGTTCGGGCTTCTGCGGCGGAGCGGCAGGCGCTGGAACGATGATAGGTCCGCACTGAATGCCGAGCGCTTCTGCCTGTGGTGGGCGTAGGACAACTCGATGGATTGTTCTTAACTCTTGGCTATCAATGAAAAAGACCCATAAATTTCTCAATTTATGGGTCCGTTTTTCTCAGGATATGCGTCTATCTACTGCAGGGAAACGGAATTCTCTAGACTGCGCCCCCTTAAGAATCAAGCACTTGCGAACGAACTTGGTCTGTCCGTTCGGACCACCCGAACCGAAATGGTTGGACTGCCCGGACTTGTGACGCGAATTCGTTAGACTGGGATGCTCACCCTAGCCCTACGGCCTTTCCAGCGATGTCCGAGGAGTCCGGGCGGGTTGGAGGGACGGCCGACCACACCGCCGTTCAAGCGGCGCTCCCACTCGTTCCGAGTGAGGGGCATGCCATGTGGACCGTCCGCCGTCGTTAGGCATACGGCAATATTGTTCCCCCGTGCTTGCAGGCTCCGAATCAACGCTATTGCTCGGCTCTGACATGCCACCGGGAGCGTCGGCGCCGTCGGCAGCGTCAGCGCATGAGTAGTGACCGCAACTATCGAGAAAACCAAGCGCGTGCGCAGGCGACCGGGCGTGCGCGGCATCCGGACTATCGATGTCCGCACCGCGCAACGCATCCTACCTATCGGGAGCGAAATTGCATTCTGCAGTGAAGGTGCGTATACAATGTAACATCGTTACCCTTGATTAGTTCTGCTCTTCCGCCCCAATTGCTCCCTTTTCCTTTGCGATTCGATACAACAGGGTAAAGTCGAACAGTGGCAGACCGTAGGTAAAACTAGGCAATATTGTGTCTCGCTTCACTTTCTTGGCTGCATTTACATGCCAATGATCCGGACCAAATGGTACGTCAGGGTGGTGGGCCGCCGAATCCACCTTCGCCTTGTGTACTTCTGACGGATCCGTAAGGACGTATGCGTAATCGGTGAAGGTTCGCAGTCTAAGTTTCCACTGCCAACCGGACGGGTAAGTGAAAGCGAGATGGGTTCCATTATCCCGATCATCCCTCACCACCGAGGTTGCGCCTAA harbors:
- a CDS encoding type VI secretion system Vgr family protein, with protein sequence MDIRSSALGDLKLRELYEAISNGVLQQGRVLMLDTPLGKNALVPLRARGSARIGRDYSYTIDVASTRDDTALLSLMHQPVTLQIQQVTAPFAIPVYRPVHGFVHRVAYLGGNGGLSTYQIEFSSALVFLEKTHNEEGWLEKDAREIISDVLDRYPQLRGQYRFSLLSDPAKRSWCRQSESDLHFVNRLAEAEGWYFYWIHENVAEGDAPKTTLVIVDHVSTLPDAKAVEFIRANDSNESDGFAHWAGVQTMQSTRYISRAFDYKRPASDFQAESALAATSYVAEERRQKVERSVPDVPMTVYESTAYGYSSSDTGEARARRLVEVWDARASRYFGVGGVRWLDAGSRFVLNGHPRHEGGDAKKREFLVIEARWFIENNVPIGQQTAEFPQSLRATLAEQQAIHSERFKTPGHAADGSAGFFVIEVEAQPTAVEYRSPLDHPKPIMSIEHALVVTPDGAEAWTNDRNQIRVHFAWDRKNPPDAFTSSPLLSSLQSDTGNGYGAVHVPRAREWVIVGYWNGDCDKPFVLGRINGGATPSPWHSNALLSGFKSEGFGKTGAYNSFVHDDSTNQGGTRLVSYTGKSYAALTQGYLIKHEGNTRGKYLGAGFILHADEFGAVRASKGLSISAHSKSYDDEQMGVDEARSQLQQAGMLVESLSSASTTAQAESLQTGQDALKALSKDIQHPVSGDTSGGVTAGGGTGSANGFSQPNILVSTPKDIALVADNSTHIVAEKEINVVSNENTYMATGKSLVVAAAEKVSFFAQKLGAFFVTAKGPIKLSANTDDVNVNAGKDVTVKAKRIVLDADEIIIKAGGSYTRWVAAGIEDGTQGPRTIKSASLSRQGPSSIAQHMNSLPQAKFNDPYVLRDRLTGEVLKNHPYELIRGDGTRLTGTTNELGHVAEQKSDDVESLMLHALRRTPDAGGDTQ
- a CDS encoding esterase/lipase family protein gives rise to the protein MGTNPVGNPNVVSPFNNDFDQDVVQLMGHTAPDGSSFGKFTLTPASDTRQKELLCDVRPIIPVIFIPGVMGTLLVNKNTGDEMFFPPNADTTGSKAAAAPWLYGAYHQNAAERQTKFNPLEAAVTTLGPINVGDGKTISEDEARRRGWGSVHRWSYHPFLLWLEQTLNSPKFFGKILGPWITPDPTGEKWALHPVLGTDPKKYGGFGNGAPIEADSTKFDHFTKFRYRVYAIGYNWLQSNSDSARQVIESTDYFNPKSKKKTHLMGIKEIIAENHSGKAIIVTHSMGGLVARMAIAMHGAADLMHGVFHGVQPATGAPLAAKRFRVGAETEGPSTFITQDGYKNAALMGRNENEFVAVTANAPGPLELLPMPDYNNGEPWWIFARINGDPVVKLPKAGNAYDDIYTSSKWYGLVPDASMLDPAGIVQDRLKKNKINKTVLGNFKDTLSKAVENQRNIINKYHGNTYAAYANGALDPKLQGSPPEKSAGKQTIEKGEVLDKLLAWGNAVWTGNIPAGVTEEELLAATPLFDSRDGILRIHLESRKLTIEFQVQRTASLPGGPNQDLEKSRNGIIPGDGTVPVWSARAQARGLKPGVGGGPAEGVQMVFEQGGYQHQFSYDHPWTRWSVLYSIVQIAWNAPEPKC
- a CDS encoding T6SS immunity protein Tli4 family protein, coding for MLRRVATISLIVAGMCACSVVFSGESAVTNPLLSKSRPWCVGRFVFDRPVASEISNQSYEFRGEKIDVKHNSSAAEYDSKVKLLSSRLNGSQRVNPGTGVKINHSWLEKELRPRNDSAVFVYQEYYSKSGLDFKTEGYLLDGGNLFHTVGGIGAEALGQAEEIYKDTYRRIKSRDNWSVPTESGFCIDGGIVTGSSTYSEEVTQSFALMPESRPALLVIQMRDSVSQDRDPSASLLKTLPDLRAKLDSIGAHYRILRQGHRKVAGIEAEEVLFEAKDGGVTEYRFSLLAPGDPSTLAKPHTSIQMILGDISSHDMPAEERTSPVDEARALQAWDTLLNSLRLRPGAV
- a CDS encoding PAAR domain-containing protein, coding for MRRFDILKGDMTTVGGIVQGGDARDILHDREQAYEHDQVWCPVCKTVGMIVCDGPRHSSTGPDGRQSALSDDLCRCACPTPPKLVASQSVSYVEF
- a CDS encoding helix-turn-helix domain-containing protein encodes the protein MHKQNGRLDHSLFSSIIANWPENTAAHQRARLLEAMKMCGGVTTLEAVRFLDIVDPRPRIVELRKEGYKIATLWSRQPSECGRMHRVGEYALVNSRPTAAFGGRSDMPRTDSGRQMTLALQI